Within Acidobacteriota bacterium, the genomic segment GGGGAGGCGAAAACCCTCTTCCGCGTCGTCCCCGGGCTCATCGGCACCGCTTACGACGTCACCGCCGACGGGCAGCGCTTCCTCGTGAGCTCCCTCTTGCGGAACCAGACGTCAACGCCGCTCACGCTCGTCGTCAACTGGCTGCCGAGCGCGGAGGCGAAGTAGGGGCGACCCCACCCCGCGGGCGTTCCGGAGTGATAATCTTCCCGCCGTCTGAAGGGCCCGCCCGCCGCCTCCAGGGGCACGCTTCTTGCCATTCCAGTGCCGAGACGGCGCGAGGACCCACGGAGTGAGGCCCGGGCTGCGCGCCCACGCGACGGGAGTTGTGCCATATCACGCGCCACCGCCGCCGCCCGCCAACCACAGACGCATCGCTCTAACAGCCATTCGATTCCCCTGAGGGGGATGGAGGAACGGCATGTCCGACTACGTTGGGTCCCTGATGGCCTGGGTGAAGGCCAAGAATCCTGCCGAGCCCGAGTTCCACCAGGCCGTCCAGGAAGTCGCCGAGTCCCTCTCGGTCGTTCTCGAGAAGCACCCGGAGTACCGCAAGGCGAAGATCCTCGAAAGGATCCTCGAGCCCGAGCGCGTGATCATGTTCCGGGTTCCGTGGATGGATGATGGCGGCCACATCCAGGTCAACCGCGGCTACCGCATCGAGATGAACAGCGCGATCGGCCCGTACAAGGGAGGCCTCCGCTTCCACCCCAGCGTCACCCTCGGCGTCCTGAAGTTCCTCGCCTTCGAGCAGGTCTTCAAGAACTCCCTGACGACGCTCCCTATGGGCGGCGGCAAGGGAGGATCGGACTTCGACCCGAAGGGGAAGAGCGACAACGAGGTGATGCGCTTCTGCCAGGCCTTCATGGGCGAGCTCAGCCGCCACATCGGCGCCAACACCGACGTGCCGGCCGGCGACATCGGCGTCGGCGGGCGTGAGATCGGCTACCTCTTCGGGATGTACAAGAAGCTCCGCAACGAGTTCACGGGCGTCCTCACCGGCAAGGGGCTCAACTGGGGCGGCTCGCTCATCCGTCCGGAGGCGACCGGCTACGGCGCCGTCTACTTCGCCGCCGAGATGCTGAAGACCCGCAACGAGACGCTCTCGGGGAAGACCTGCCTCGTCAGCGGCAGCGGCAACGTCGCGCAGTACACGGTCGAGAAGCTCATCGATCTCGGCGCGAAGGCGGTCACGCTGTCCGACTCGAACGGCTACATCTACGACGAGTCGGGCATCAACAAGGAGAAGCTCGCCTTCGTCATGGATCTGAAGAACGTCCGCCGCGGCCGCATGAAGGAGTACGCGGACAAGTTCAAGGGC encodes:
- the gdhA gene encoding NADP-specific glutamate dehydrogenase — translated: MSDYVGSLMAWVKAKNPAEPEFHQAVQEVAESLSVVLEKHPEYRKAKILERILEPERVIMFRVPWMDDGGHIQVNRGYRIEMNSAIGPYKGGLRFHPSVTLGVLKFLAFEQVFKNSLTTLPMGGGKGGSDFDPKGKSDNEVMRFCQAFMGELSRHIGANTDVPAGDIGVGGREIGYLFGMYKKLRNEFTGVLTGKGLNWGGSLIRPEATGYGAVYFAAEMLKTRNETLSGKTCLVSGSGNVAQYTVEKLIDLGAKAVTLSDSNGYIYDESGINKEKLAFVMDLKNVRRGRMKEYADKFKGSIYTALDGAKDTNPLWSHKAQCAFPSATQNEINAKDAGVLLKNGVYVVSEGANMPTTLEGAKQFLDARILYGPAKAANAGGVATSGLEMAQNSMRYNWTREEVDTRLHNIMKSIHKNCLETAARFGTPGNLVNGANIAGFLKVADSMMDQGLV